In Nodosilinea sp. PGN35, the genomic stretch TAGGGTGATGTAGATCAGGTTGCCCCGCACCCTGCGCCCCTGGCTCCAGCCCGTCTGCATCAGGGCATAGCGATTCTGAGTATCGTCGAAAACGGTATCGAGTCGAATTTGCCCGTGAGATGGGGTCAATCGGGCATATTCGCTGATTACCTGTTTCACCTTTTCCCTCAGAGTGGCGGTATCCATTGTTTCACCTCAGTAGTCTCGACATCCACAACCAACAGATTGAGCGGCAAATCTTGCAGCACCAGTTCCCCGATCGGCTCTCGAAATAGCTCGTCATACACGGTATCGGTTACTGCCAGATACAACCGTCGCTCTGGATCGACCCGCGCCAATAGAAGCTGATACAGCATATATTGACCAATGGCTTGCTCTAGCTCGGCAATGGGCGATTTGCCCCGCAGTTCTTTAATTTCGATGGCGATCCGATAGTTGCCCCGCTCGGCTCCAATAAACCGTCCAGTTATTCCCAAGTCTACAAATAGAAACCGCTCGCCGTAGGAGATCACATAGGGATCGTCGGTAATCGTCCACCCTGCATGAATCAAGGCAGCTTTTACCCGATCATGAATGGCATCTCTGGACGGCATGGCAGTTTAACGAATTGCTGGATGATGGATCTCATAGCCCAAAATGCTTTTTCAAAAAGTCTTGAGCATCGGCGATCGCGCCCTTTTCTGCATTGCGGGTCAAGTTTAGCGTTGTGGCAATGTCTTCGGAGGAAGCCGCCAGGAATGCCTCGACGGTTTTATAGGTTTTACTGATTTTTTCAGCAAGGGGGCGATCGCACTGGTTGTTACGCACGAGTACGTTGGCAGATAGGAACGTTTTTGTTGCTGAATGTTTGAGTGAGTCTAAATCTGGGCGACGTTCCAATTCGCTGCGGAGTTGCTGGGCAAGTGTTTCAATATCTGGCTTCTCCAGATCCCATTGGGAATAGGGGTGATAAAGATTTCCCTGGAGATCAGCGGCAATTTCCTCCTGGGCATCTTCTCGACACAGATAAATCAACGGACGACCTTTGTAATGTCCCATTGCCCCAATTTCCAAGAACACATTGGGGTTCTTATCACTAATATCCGCCAGGTAACAATGACTGCGGGCAATATGCGCCTCTACATTGGCGGAAATGGTCAGTCCCAAGAGTTTGCTATCGGCACGAATGACTTCCCACCCATAGGGTTTGTCTTCCAGCACCATCTTTAAGGCTTCCAGCAAGGGCTTAAACTTGTCATCAAACGGCATGGCGACAAAACAGCTAATATGCTCTGTCTGACTGTCGTTTTGAGCGGCGACCTGTGCCCGTAGTTCCTGATCCTTATCGTCGATCTGGAGCCTGAGCTTGGTAATCTGCCCTTCCAGCTTTTGAGCGCGATCTGTTTGAGTAATCATGCGATCGATCACCCGGCTAAAGCTTTTGAAGATGACCTCTGCATTGCCAGCCGTCAAAACTTGATTGATCAACATGATGGAGTTGTTGTAGATCGCCATGCAAGCATCGATCTTGTCTTCTGATGGCGGCATTTTGGCAAGTTGCTGCACGGTGGGATTATCCGCATTTAAGTACAGCGTCACCGGAACCGATCGCTCTCCCTGCAATACATCCTTCACCAGCTTCCGCACCTCTTCGGGGATCATGACGTTATCCCCCGCCTGCTGAAGTTTTTGCCGATTCTTGGCCGCCGCCGATAATACACTCAATGCTGGAATTGACTCTGGTTTAAATCGCACTGCTTTGGCAACACTGCGGCGATCGGGCATTCCCCGGGTAAATTCCTGCTCCAGTTGGCGAAACTCCTTATGTTCTTCTGGATTGAGCGCTTCAAAAATAACATTTGACTCGCCAATGTTGAGTTGCCGCAGCTTAATTTCAGGATGCAGCCTGCCATACCGCTCTAAAAAGTCATCCTCAAACACCTGGCTGGCATCCACTACCAGCAATTTTCGTGCATCACACAACATATAGAACTGAGTGGCACTGCCGCGCTCATCAAAGTAGAGCAGATCAGTTTCGGATTGTCCCTGGCTTTTTGCTGCCTCAAAATAGGTGCTGAGGCTCATCGGTCCCTGGTTCGTTTCAAACGGAATCAAATCGGCAACCGCCCGGAAGAAGTTATCATCCCGCAGTGCCATCCCTTTCATGTGGTAATGGTGCCAGTCGCAAAGTTGTTGAAATCGGGTGGGGTCATCCTTGGAAAGCTGTGTCAGGTGTCTGATTACCTCGTGCCCCAGTTGTTCTTTAATCTCCTTCTGAATTGCATCCTGCTGCACTGCATCCCGCGAAGCTGTCAAAGTCAGTGCTGGAGAGTCAATAATGCCCCGCACGAACTTTGCCCAGGAGGGCAACATCTCCCGATTTGCCTCCATGACAAACATGCGGGACTGGTAGATGTCTACAAAGCCACTGGTGTTTATATCGGGAATGCGGTTATCTGACACATACAGCACCCCATCCACCTTGTATGGCTTGCTCAGATGAATCGGAATCGTAGACAGTGGATTGTCAGGAAACCGCCTTGCCACAAACATCGCCATTTCTAGCACTTCATCTTTCGGATTGTTATAGTGCTTATGCCAGGGTGCGTTCACAGCATTGGCAGGTGCTTCGTCATCGTTTAGATAAATGCTGACGGGCAAAAAGTCGGCATACTTGCGGATCGCCTTGCGGAGTTCCTCTAGCAGCAACATATCCCGATAGTTATCATTGATGAAGAGGGTAACGGTAGACCCCGGATCTTGGCGCTCTCCAGGGATGAGGTCGTAGGTCTTCTCACCACTACTTTCCCAATGCCACGGCGAGTGATTGGCTTGCCAAGAGAGGGTTTCTACCACTACGCGATCGGCCACAATAAAGGCCGATAGCAAGCCAATGCCAAACTGCCCAATCACCGTCACATCCGCCTGCCGCCCCTTCTGCACCAAGTTGCGCCGAAAGGCATCCGTACCGCTGCGCCCGATAGTAGAGAGGTAATCTTTCACCTCCTGCTCCGTCATCCCTGCGCCATTGTCGGTAAAGCTAATCGTCCCTGCTTCCCGATCCACCTTCACCCGGATCACCCCCTCCGGTGCCCCTACCCCCTGTAGCTCCCGCCTGCGCTTCACCGAGTCATGGGCGTTTTGCAGCATCTCCCGCACAAACACATCCGCTTCGGCGTACAGGTTTTTCGCCAGCAGTTTGATCAACCCCTGCAAGTCAATCTGAAACTCACTTGAGGCGGGGGCGCTGTTAGCGGGTTGGGGGGCTTGGCCGGATTGAGCAGAGTTCCTGGGCATAGGGGCAAGAAAATAGCTGGTTTTCTAGGCAAAACGCTTCTCTATATAGTCTGCCCAAGATTCCCCCAAAACCTTTGAGGTTCCAATTAATCCAGCAACCTGCTAGCCACGCTACATCTAGCGCCTGCAGAGCCTAAATGATTTTATTCAACACAATCCCTAGAAAAATCGCCAGAATAATACTCATATACTGCTTTTGGAGTTCCAACCATGGCTAGATGTGTTTTCTTCAGCTTCCACTACCAACGCGATATTTTCCGAGTTAACACCGTTCGTAACCACTTCTTGACCAAGGGTGGCTACAGTATCTCTGGCTATCAGGATCGCTCTCTTTGGGAGAAAGCCAAGACTAGTAACCCTCTAGCCTTGAAGCGCATGATCAATAGGGCATTGGAGGGCACTACTGTCACCGTTGTTCTGATTGGAGCCGAAACCGCCGATCGCCCGTGGGTAAAGTACGAGATTGAGAAAAGCTTGGAGCGTGGGAACGGTCTGCTCGGAATCTACATCTACAATATTCGACACGCTGTGACTAAGCAGACTGACTTCAAGGGCAAGAACCCTTTCGATCGCTATGCGATTGCACAGCCAAGTCCTTCTTTGCACACGGTCGACGTTCAAAGGATGGCGTCCAACCTCTATCCCACCTATGATTGGGTTCTTGATAGGGGATACAATAATTTCAGTATGTGGGTAGAGAAGGCAGCAAAGGCGGCAGGCAAATGAATAGTCCTAACCAAGTGCCCCAGATGGCAAGTAGCCTTGCTCCTGAATCGAGTGCTGTGCAGAGCTACTTAAGTATTTTACAAGACATCATTTCCCGAATGGCGGGCAATAGTGCGAACTGTAAAACCTGGTGTATCACTTTAGTATCAGGAATTCTTGTTGTCATTGCGGATAAAACCAGTTCTGAGTATGCCTGGATCGCTCTAATTCCCGTCATTTTGTTCTTTTTCTTAGATGCCTACTATTTAGGACAGGAACGGGCTTTTCGTGCCACTTACAACGATTTCGTGCGGCGGATGCATACTGGCTCAGCAACGAGTGCCGACCTATTTTTGGTAGCGCCTTTAAAGGGTTTTAATGTTGTTTCCTGCACTCTTCAGGCAACGTTGTCATTTGCTATCTACCCATTTTATCTAACTCTGGTTGGCATGATTGGTATCGCCCGCTTCCTCATTCTTTGATTACTGCTTGCCGCAGGGCATTCAAAACTTGATGTCACCTGAAAGCTCAAGTCCACGTCGTCCCTGCTGCGATCGTGCTAACTCTGTACAACGGAAAACTTCATTCTTCATCTCCAGGTTGTTGTCCCAATAGCTACGGACATCCACCTCATTCCTGTTCACAGTCCTCAATACTCATCCAACTGGTAGAGCCATCTTCCCAATGCTCCTTCTTCCTGGAAGTCCTAACAGCGCTGGGATGGAAGAAGCCCAGCGATCGCCGCGCTGAGTAGATGGGCGACGGCGTCGAACGCGGATCACCTCTGAAATTGAGCGGGCGGAATACGCCAGAATCCATAGCCTGGCCTACGATCTGATCTGGGGCACTCACTATCGGAAAAATGGGCAACACTGGCAGGTAAACCCCGTTGAGTTTGAGGCTATAGTCTTCCTCCCCCCTGAGCAACGGCCCTATATTGAGTTGCCCAGCTGATTGGCCCGCCGCCAGATCGCCTCGTGCTGTAGTTGGCTGATCGCCGCATGGTAGGTCTTAGCGTGCACCGCCACACTATGACCCATCCACCGGGCAGCAATACTATCAGGAACCCCCATCACCGCTGACCTAATCGCCCATGCCTGGCGAAGGGCATAGGGGCGATGGGGAATTTTTCTGTCTTTGGAACCGCACAGGTTTGCGCCTACCCTTTCACCCAACTGTTGGTTGTCCCTACCCTCAAAGCGAATCTTTGGGAATACAACATCGGTCAGATTGAACTGCGATCGCCACCTGTCCGGCAGTGGCCAAACATCGCGGCGACCCGTCTTGCTATCGTCCAGAATCGATATCTTGCCAGTGTCGGTTGCAATGCCCTTGGTATTGGCAATCCTAAAAACCTCGTGGGGACGTAGACCATAGGTGGCCAGCATCCCATAGACCCACTTCCAGCCAGGGTTAACGATTGCGGCCCAGATGACCTCTATCTCGCTATCGCTAGGCACATCATCGGGGCTTAGGGGCTTGGGCTCATACCGGCCTTTGACACCGCTGAAATCTACTGTTAGACCCGCAAACTTAGCAAGCTGCCTAAAGGCGATGCAATCATCGCGGCGGCCTTTGGTATTTATCTTGGAGCGCTGCTGTACATGGCTGAGCAGCAGTTCTTCAGTGAGAGGCTTATCAGGCAGAGACTCTAAACGCTCTTGGTAATTTGTGCGGTAGGTGCTGGGCTGGACCGTGGCAACCTTTACTGCTGCGTATTCTTTACCCCAGTCGGCTGCACTCTTACCATCTGGGCTGCCCCCGCCTTTCTCCCAGTCGGCCCAGGTGAAACGCTCCATATTCAGATCAGACTCTAGGCGCTGGGCCTTAGCCAGAGCTACTTTTATCCCGCTAGGGTTGGCAAACACCCCAAGGGCGATCGTGGTCTGCTTATTGCCCCTCCCCTCTCCAGGGCGCTTAGGGAGAGAACCCCGAAAGGCCAGCTTGCGGCCTCGGCGCACTATAGCGATCCGGCTGAGCCCCTGGTTAGCCTGCTCTATGCTGTCCATGACGGAAAATTGATCTAGTTTTGATCTAATCTTCCACGAAATTAAGGCATTTTTAGTACAAAAAGCTGCTCTAACTGCTGTCTATCTAGTGAGCAACCGAAAGGCCGAAAGCCTTGAAAGTCAACGGAGAGGGGGGGATTCGAACCCCCGTGAGGTTTGACCCTCAAACAGTTTTCGAGACTGCCGCATTCAACCACTCTGCCACCTCTCCAAAGGGGCCTCGCCATTTTAGCGCTGAATAGGGGTCACAGGCGACCCCAGCGCTGAAAAACCTGAGAAAACTGTGGACTGGCACGCGGCGGCGGCAGGCTGCCTGAAGCTGCGCTCTTTGCAGAGGTACCGCAATCCGGGAAGATGGAGGGACTCTCTTACGCCCCCGCCCCCTGACGACGACTAACAACTATGGTGCCTGGTCTGACTGACGATTCGCTGGCCGAGAAACTGATTGACTTGGCCCTACAGCGGGGAGCAGAAGCGGCAGAGGTGCTGCAATCGCGATCGCGATCGCGCCCCGTCTTCTTTGAAGCCAACCGCCTCAAACAGCTCGAAACCTCTGCGGCCCTGGGCACGGCCCTGCGCCTATGGGTCAACGGTCGGCCCGGACTGGCGGTGGCCTACGGCAATGTAGAACCCGACGCCATCATCGACAGAGCCCTGGCCATCAGCGCCCTCAATGACCCCGAAACCATTGACCTGGTGGAGGGCACCAGCCGCCACTACCCCGACATGGGCCAGGAGGTGGCAGTGGAGCAGCTGATCGAGTGGGGACAGGCCATGATCGATCGCATCCGCAGTGCCTACCCCGAGGTGATCTGCGGCGTCGATGTGGAGTGCGATGTGGAAACCACCCGCATTCTCAACACCCGAGGGCTCGACTGCCGCTACAGCGATGCCACCCTGAGCGGCTACCTGTCGGCGGACTGGGTGCGGGGGGACGACTTTTTGAGCGTCAGCGACGGCCAGACCCAGCGGGACAGCCTGGAGGTGGACAGGCTGAGCGACCAGGTACTGCAGCGGCTGGCCTGGGCCGAGCAATCCGCCGAGGTGCCGACGGGGCGCATGCCGGTAATTTTTACCGCCAAGGCCGCCGATATGATCTGGGGCACGCTGCAATCGGCCTTGAGCGGCAAACGGGTGGTGGAGCGATCGTCCCCCTGGAGCAGTGCCCTGGGGGAGCAGATGACCTCGGCCCAGATCACCCTGTGGCAAGACCCAGAGGCGGGGCCCTTTAGCTGCCCCTTTGACGACGAGGGCACCCCAACCCAGCGGCTGGTGTTTATCGACCGAGGGGTGGTGACGCTGTTTTACTGCGATCGCGCCGTGGGCCGCACCCTGGGGGCGGGCTCTACGGGCAACGGCTTTCGCCCTGGTTTGGGCAGCTACCCCACCCCCAGCCTCTACAACACCCTGGTGGATCCTGGGGTTAAATCCCTGGAGGCACTGATCGCCAGCCTCGACAATGGCCTGCTGGTGGATCAAATTTTGGGCGGTGGCCCCGGCATCTCCGGCGATTTTTCGGTGAATATTGACCTGGGCTACCGCATTCACCGGGGCGAGCTGGTGGGCCGCGTCAAAGACACCATGGTGGCGGGCAATATCTATACCGCCCTCAAAGACAACGTGGAACTGGGCCGCGACGGCGACTGGAATGGCTCCTGCTACACCCCATCGGTGCTGCTGGATGGCCTGTCGATTACGAGTGGCTAACGGGCTGGCACCGGGGGCAAACGTAGCAGCGTCTGCCGCCAATGGCGATCTTGGCGATCGCCGTGCCGCAGCGGTGGCAGGGCTGGCCCACTCGACCAAAGGCCCAGTGCCGATACTCGCGGCGGCGGTGGCCGCTGGCTTTGAGCTGGGCGGCCAGCCCCAGGTCGTTGGTAATGCCGCTGTGGCGGTACGACTGCTGGGGCAAAGCCAGGGCGGCCTCGGCAAAGGCGGCAATCTGCTCAGGGGTGCAGTCTACGGGGCGCTGGCTGGGGTGAATGCCCGCTACGTAGAGAATTTCGGTACGCAAATAGTTGCCAACGCCGCTCAGGAAGCCCTGATCGAGCAGCAGGGTGGCAAACTGGCGACGGCGAAAGGGGGCGCTCAGGGTGCGTTCAGCTACCTCCTCTGGAGTGAGGGTGGTATCGAGGGTATCTGGGCCCAGTTTGGCGATGTAGGGGTGGGTAGGCACCGCCTCAGCGCTCAGCACCTCAATATCTGAGGCGCTGTAGAGCAGCGCCCACCGGCTGGGGGTGTGCACCGCAAAGCGGAGCTGGCGGCGGGTGGCGGGGACGGCATCGGGTTTGCAGATCACCCAGATGCCGTAGAGCTGGTTGTGGCTGTAGACCCCTAGCCCGCTGTCGAAGCTGGTGACGATGGCCTTACCGTAGGGCTTGACCGCCGTCACCGTGCGGCCCACCAGGTCACCCTCGTAGGGCTTGAGGTGGTCAAAGGCAAAGAACACATCGGTGGCGATGTGACCCGCGATCGCCCGATGAATTTTATCGGCAGCACGGCGAATTTCGGGGCCTTCGGGCATGGGGTTACCGCTGGTAGCCCCAGAATTCCATCAGTTCGCGGGCGCGGGTGGCCCCCTCGGCATCGCCCTGGCGACCATAGAGAATGGCCGCCAGCTCCAGATTCGAGAGTGCCTGAGCCGTCAACCCCTGCCCGTGGAGGGCCAGCCCCAAGTTGTAGAACGCCGCCGGATCCTCAGGTAGGGCATCGACCACCTTGCGGTAGGAGAGCACCGCCTGCAAGTACTGCTCGCGCTCCAGCAGCAGTTCGCCCAGCAGGGCGTGGGCCGCCACCAGGTCGGGGTCTAGACGCACCGCCCGCAGCAGGTAGTCAAAGGCGGCCTCGCGATCGCCCTGCTGGTAGAGCACATAGCCCATTTGGTGCTGGGCATTGGCATTTTGAGGCTCTACCCGCAGCGCTTCGCGCAGGTTTTTGGCCGCCTCAGGGTAGTTTTCTTGTAGCAGGTAGATGTTGGCCACGCTGACGTGGAGATTGCCCCCGTTGGGGTTAGAGCGCAGCCCTTCGTTCAGGTAGGTGAGAGCCTGGCTGTAATTTTCTTGCTGAATGTACAGCGACCCCAGCGCCTCGTACACCTGGGCATTGCCGGGGGCGATGCGAACCAGGTTCTGGTAGGTAGCCAGCGCCCCATCGTAGTCACTGCGCTCAATTTGAATACCGCCAATCCCCAGGTGGGCATTGACCTCGCGGGGATTGGTGCTGAGAATGCCCTGGTAGGTGGTCAGCGCGTCGTCAAGCTGGCCGTTTTTGTACTGACTGTGGGCCAGGCCGTAGCGAAAGGCCAGGTTGTCGCCCTCCAGGGCGATCGCCCGCTGGTAGGCGGCGATCGCCTCGCCGTAATTCCCCTGCTGCACGTAGAGGTAGCCGATGCCCGAAAACAGCCGAGGGTTTTGGCGATCGATGGCGGCGGCCTGCTGATAGATGGCGATCGCCCCAGAGTAGTCGCGGGCCGTCACCCTCGTCTGCCCCTGGCGCAGCAGCTCATCGACCTGCTCTTGCTGGGCCGCGCTGAGGCCGTTGCTGCTCTGCGCCAGCCAGAGCGGCGCTGCGGGTTCGGGGGGGTGCCCCACCTCGCTGAGGGCCGGGGCCAGCGGCACCGGAGCAGCGGCCTGGGCCGTGGGGTTCACCGCCCAACTGCCCAGGAGCCCACACAAAATAGCGATCGCCGCAGAACTGCGTTTCACAGGAACTCTCCTTACTGGTCAAGCCAAATCGTTAAGGGTGCACTCCATATATTACAACTTGCCAACCGCTGTAAAGAATGGTCACCATCGCTTCGCCAGCTTTGGGGGATCCCGTAGGATTTAGGTATCAGGGTACACCAAAGCAGATCGAGCTATGCCCGATCTGGCCTTAACCCCGACGCAGAACAGCCCTGACCCGCTACACCAAACCGCTACACTCTGCCCATATCGATATCCCTAAGCCGCGAGGTGCCAGTCATGAAAGGTCTGAATCTCTCAGTATTTAGCTACTTTTTTGAGGGGCTAGTGCAGTATTTTGCCGAACCCATCGGCAGAATATTTGGCCCCGATGACGACAACTATCCCAACATTGGCGTTCAGCCCTTTGACGGCGATGCCTACGCCGAAACGGTTGAGACGCTCTAAAACTCTCCGTTCTTGCCCATTCTCCTGGATCAATGTCCTCCACTGTCTCAGTGGAGGACATTGACGTAACCCGAAGATAGACATTCCCAAAAACAGACGTTGCTGAACCAGCTGATTGTGGTCAAATACGAAATTTGTGGCGCTTTCTAGGTTTTTCTCGCTGAAGATCTAAGAGTTCGTCATATTCGGCCTGAAGCGCCTCTTTCTTTTCATTGACCAGTCGAAATAAATCTTGAGGGAAAGGCTCATTGAAATCCACCGGATCTTTGTCTGAGATGCCTACCTCTCGAAGGGCTTGGTAGACTGCAACGTGACGAATATACTGAAAAATTTGTTCACTCAGCTCTTTGGGAGCCCGTGCCAGATGTATTTTGCTTTCTAGCACTTCCAAAATTGCTCTATGGTTTGGCAAAACGAAGTGGGTCTCTAATCTTTTTCGAAGGTCAGGCGACAGTTGGGTTTCGCTGTCGAAAACCTGTCGCCAGATCAGGTTGTCTTTCTCAAGTCTTAAGTGTAAAGGCCAGTAAAATTCACTGAGCTGCTGTTCTAAAATCTCTAGCTTTTTGTCGCGGCGCAGTTTGGCCAACTCTTCCCGTCGCTCAATTAGCTTATCCCAAAAAGTTTTAGCTGCTATGCCAACCAACAACCACAGCAGGCTGAGCAGGAAGGCAAATAGCCGATTTTGCTGACCAAAAATGGTATCCAGTAGCGCCTGGTCTACTTCCACTAGAGGGCCAGCGGTAGCGACTGCCGAAAAACCCAAGCTCATATCTTTGCTTCACCCTTAGAAAAACGTGTCTACTGTCGGTTGAACTTAGCCCCCGCCGTCGCTGCCGTCCGGTGCATCGTCCCGGGGGAGCATCCCAGAGCTTTATTTTTGGCAGCCTGCCAAACATCTGGCACCGAAGAACGGAAGATTGCCAGATAGAGCTGGGGGATGGTTTAAAGCCGCCCATGGTCGGTTGAAAATGTAGGCTCCTGAGACGAGGTTTGGCCTAGGTTTCCCGAAATTGGGCTGTGGCTTGGCAGATTCCTAGGGCAATTTCGCCAGTTGGGCGGCGGCCTGGGCCATTTTGTCGACGCGGCTGTAGAGGGTGCCCAGGCCCGATTGGGCGATGACTTGTTTTGCCAGGTTCCCTGGGCGGGTGGGGTCGTCGGCCTAGATAGTGATGACCTTGGTGTGCAGCAGCAAGCTGAATCTGCCTGAGTGGGAATCGTACATACCAGTCGTGCCGTCAGACGCAAAGCACGAACGACGGTGGCAGCGCTCCATGAGCAACCGCCGGGTGCGGATCAAAAGTCTGTACGTGCCCCTGGTCCTGGCGGCCATCCATCGGTGGAAAGGGCGACGACTCTACCTGGTGCTGAATACGACGGTCTTGTGAAATCGCTACTGCATGATTCACCGTCAAGCACCGCAATGCTGCAGCTGACGAAATTGTGAATGGTTGCCAACTCTTGGTCGCTACAGCTGGAAAGGAGCACCTCCACCCAAGAGCTTAATTTTCTGGGGTTTGGCAGACGATATACTTTAGGCAACAAATGACAGTCCTTCATCGGGAGGTACTGGGCTGTTACCGGTGATATTCTCCTAAGTACCTTGCTGGGCAAGGATTTTGAGTCATCCTTAGGAAAATAGTCGAAGCCTTTATGGATAAGCATCTCAGGCGTTCATCACAGCTTTAGAAACCAATGTATTGGGGGAGCACTCAATGATTACCCTGCCTGGAGTTACTATCCACAGCAAAATTTATGAGAGCTTAGCTTCCTTGGTGTATCGGGGCATCAGAGAGCAAGATAGTTGTGCAGTGATTGCCAAAGTTCTCAAGCAGGATTATCCCTCTCCTCAGGAACTAACGCGCTATCGTCAGGAGTATGAAATAACTCGCTCTCTCAACATTGAAGGTGTAGTTAGGGCATACAGCCAACACGATCACCAGCGCACGCTGGTTATTCTTTTAGAAGACTTTGGTGGAGAGTCTTTAGAATACTGGATGCGGCAGCAATCAGATTTCTGCCCCATGCCTCTATCGGTTTTCTTGAATGTGGCGATCGCCATTACTGATACTCTAGGCAAAATCCATGCGGCTCATGTCATCCATAAAGACATTAATCCTGGCAATATTGTCTTCAATCAGAAAACTGGCGTTGTCAAAATCATTGATTTCGGCATTGCTACTCGCTTCAGTCGCACCAATCCCACCTTCAAAAGTCTCCATCTTCTAGAAGGAACCCCCGCCTACTTGTCGCCAGAGCAAACCGGGCGAATGAACCGGATGCTCGACTATCGCACTGATTTCTACTCACTGGGTGTAACCTTCTACGAGTTGTTGACGGGACAATTACCGTTTCCCAATAAAGATCTCCTGGAACTAGTCCACGGCCACATTGCCAGACCGCCAACTCCTCCATGCGAAGTTAGGGGTGGGGGGTGGGGGGTAGAGAGGGATGATTCATCATCGACCAGGCATACAATTCCTAAAGCAGTTTCCGACATTGTGATGAAACTGATGGCAAAGAATGCGGAGGATCGCTATCAAAGTGCCTGGGGCATCAAAGCAGATTTAGAACGCTGCGCTCAACAACTGGCAGAAATGGGTCACATAGAACCTATGCCATTGGGACTGCAAGATGTTTCCGAGCAGTTTCGCATTCCTCAAAAACTGTATGGCCGAGAAGCAGAGATCGAAGCATTATTGGTGGCGTTTGACAGCGTGACGGGGAATCGGGAATCGGGAATCGGGAACCGGGAAAAACACCCCACACCCCACACCTCTACACCTCACACCCCCACATCCCACACCCCACACACCACACCCCCATACAGCGAAATGATGCTGGTCTCCGGTTACGCTGGTGTTGGCAAAACGGCACTGGTACAGGAACTCTATCAACCGATCACAGCCAACCACGGCTATTTTATATCCGGGAAATTTGACCAATTCAGGCGCAATGTTCCCTACAGCGCTATTGCGGCTGCTCTGCAAAAGTTGGTGCAGCAACTCTTAGGAGAACCGGATGAGCAGGTGGAATTGTGGCGATCGCGTTTACTCAGCGCTTTAGGAAACAACGGGCAAATCATCATTGATGTCATCCCCGAAGTTGAGTTAATCATTGGCCAGCAGTCGCCTGTACCCGAAGTTGGAGCAACTGAGGCCCAGAATCGCTTCAATCTCACG encodes the following:
- a CDS encoding XisI protein; this encodes MDTATLREKVKQVISEYARLTPSHGQIRLDTVFDDTQNRYALMQTGWSQGRRVRGNLIYITLQDDRIYLEYDGMEQGITQDLIELGVPSDQIVLAFLPEAPLALAI
- a CDS encoding XisH family protein, with product MPSRDAIHDRVKAALIHAGWTITDDPYVISYGERFLFVDLGITGRFIGAERGNYRIAIEIKELRGKSPIAELEQAIGQYMLYQLLLARVDPERRLYLAVTDTVYDELFREPIGELVLQDLPLNLLVVDVETTEVKQWIPPL
- a CDS encoding ATP-binding protein is translated as MPRNSAQSGQAPQPANSAPASSEFQIDLQGLIKLLAKNLYAEADVFVREMLQNAHDSVKRRRELQGVGAPEGVIRVKVDREAGTISFTDNGAGMTEQEVKDYLSTIGRSGTDAFRRNLVQKGRQADVTVIGQFGIGLLSAFIVADRVVVETLSWQANHSPWHWESSGEKTYDLIPGERQDPGSTVTLFINDNYRDMLLLEELRKAIRKYADFLPVSIYLNDDEAPANAVNAPWHKHYNNPKDEVLEMAMFVARRFPDNPLSTIPIHLSKPYKVDGVLYVSDNRIPDINTSGFVDIYQSRMFVMEANREMLPSWAKFVRGIIDSPALTLTASRDAVQQDAIQKEIKEQLGHEVIRHLTQLSKDDPTRFQQLCDWHHYHMKGMALRDDNFFRAVADLIPFETNQGPMSLSTYFEAAKSQGQSETDLLYFDERGSATQFYMLCDARKLLVVDASQVFEDDFLERYGRLHPEIKLRQLNIGESNVIFEALNPEEHKEFRQLEQEFTRGMPDRRSVAKAVRFKPESIPALSVLSAAAKNRQKLQQAGDNVMIPEEVRKLVKDVLQGERSVPVTLYLNADNPTVQQLAKMPPSEDKIDACMAIYNNSIMLINQVLTAGNAEVIFKSFSRVIDRMITQTDRAQKLEGQITKLRLQIDDKDQELRAQVAAQNDSQTEHISCFVAMPFDDKFKPLLEALKMVLEDKPYGWEVIRADSKLLGLTISANVEAHIARSHCYLADISDKNPNVFLEIGAMGHYKGRPLIYLCREDAQEEIAADLQGNLYHPYSQWDLEKPDIETLAQQLRSELERRPDLDSLKHSATKTFLSANVLVRNNQCDRPLAEKISKTYKTVEAFLAASSEDIATTLNLTRNAEKGAIADAQDFLKKHFGL
- a CDS encoding TIR domain-containing protein → MARCVFFSFHYQRDIFRVNTVRNHFLTKGGYSISGYQDRSLWEKAKTSNPLALKRMINRALEGTTVTVVLIGAETADRPWVKYEIEKSLERGNGLLGIYIYNIRHAVTKQTDFKGKNPFDRYAIAQPSPSLHTVDVQRMASNLYPTYDWVLDRGYNNFSMWVEKAAKAAGK
- a CDS encoding TldD/PmbA family protein, giving the protein MVPGLTDDSLAEKLIDLALQRGAEAAEVLQSRSRSRPVFFEANRLKQLETSAALGTALRLWVNGRPGLAVAYGNVEPDAIIDRALAISALNDPETIDLVEGTSRHYPDMGQEVAVEQLIEWGQAMIDRIRSAYPEVICGVDVECDVETTRILNTRGLDCRYSDATLSGYLSADWVRGDDFLSVSDGQTQRDSLEVDRLSDQVLQRLAWAEQSAEVPTGRMPVIFTAKAADMIWGTLQSALSGKRVVERSSPWSSALGEQMTSAQITLWQDPEAGPFSCPFDDEGTPTQRLVFIDRGVVTLFYCDRAVGRTLGAGSTGNGFRPGLGSYPTPSLYNTLVDPGVKSLEALIASLDNGLLVDQILGGGPGISGDFSVNIDLGYRIHRGELVGRVKDTMVAGNIYTALKDNVELGRDGDWNGSCYTPSVLLDGLSITSG
- the nei gene encoding endonuclease VIII, giving the protein MPEGPEIRRAADKIHRAIAGHIATDVFFAFDHLKPYEGDLVGRTVTAVKPYGKAIVTSFDSGLGVYSHNQLYGIWVICKPDAVPATRRQLRFAVHTPSRWALLYSASDIEVLSAEAVPTHPYIAKLGPDTLDTTLTPEEVAERTLSAPFRRRQFATLLLDQGFLSGVGNYLRTEILYVAGIHPSQRPVDCTPEQIAAFAEAALALPQQSYRHSGITNDLGLAAQLKASGHRRREYRHWAFGRVGQPCHRCGTAIAKIAIGGRRCYVCPRCQPVSHS
- a CDS encoding tetratricopeptide repeat protein, which translates into the protein MKRSSAAIAILCGLLGSWAVNPTAQAAAPVPLAPALSEVGHPPEPAAPLWLAQSSNGLSAAQQEQVDELLRQGQTRVTARDYSGAIAIYQQAAAIDRQNPRLFSGIGYLYVQQGNYGEAIAAYQRAIALEGDNLAFRYGLAHSQYKNGQLDDALTTYQGILSTNPREVNAHLGIGGIQIERSDYDGALATYQNLVRIAPGNAQVYEALGSLYIQQENYSQALTYLNEGLRSNPNGGNLHVSVANIYLLQENYPEAAKNLREALRVEPQNANAQHQMGYVLYQQGDREAAFDYLLRAVRLDPDLVAAHALLGELLLEREQYLQAVLSYRKVVDALPEDPAAFYNLGLALHGQGLTAQALSNLELAAILYGRQGDAEGATRARELMEFWGYQR